One window of Nymphaea colorata isolate Beijing-Zhang1983 chromosome 1, ASM883128v2, whole genome shotgun sequence genomic DNA carries:
- the LOC116250738 gene encoding dof zinc finger protein DOF1.2-like isoform X2, whose amino-acid sequence MFGSGQKTAPYFQRPLTEKVWRPNTEVAPNCPRCESTNTKFCYYNNYSLTQPRYFCKTCRRYWTKGGSLRNVPVGGGCRKNRRGKSTRGSSDRDLNSLDSSSLSSDSDPSRNCGRPQGEASSDGAPDIDLAVVYEKFMSQQPEALNFDQTQPGQSQTSSAILLPDVSPQFGSSFEIGIDRNMSNFGAAQANSEVGAQFQRFCGQDAVRELGDVFHEFREEEFYGSTGFECDLGLQEIVDPAIPSSSWQQQIVEEPPRAEHFNFCPDYFVPNCWSSTDLQSYGSLY is encoded by the coding sequence ATGTTCGGCTCAGGGCAGAAGACAGCACCATATTTCCAAAGGCCGTTGACGGAGAAAGTATGGAGACCCAACACAGAGGTGGCTCCGAACTGCCCGAGGTGTGAGTCCACCAACACGAAATTCTGCTACTATAACAACTACAGCCTCACCCAGCCCCGCTACTTCTGTAAGACCTGCCGAAGGTACTGGACCAAGGGAGGTTCCCTGAGGAATGTCCCCGTTGGTGGTGGCTGCAGGAAGAACAGGAGGGGAAAGTCCACAAGGGGTTCCAGTGATCGTGATCTGAATTCCTTAGATTCGAGCAGTTTATCATCCGATTCTGATCCCTCCAGGAACTGCGGCCGTCCCCAAGGCGAGGCCAGCAGCGACGGAGCACCAGATATTGATCTAGCCGTTGTCTATGAGAAATTCATGTCGCAGCAACCAGAGGCTCTCAATTTTGATCAGACTCAGCCTGGACAATCACAAACCAGTTCAGCAATATTGCTGCCAGATGTTTCTCCGCAGTTTGGTTCGAGTTTTGAGATCGGAATCGATCGCAATATGTCCAATTTTGGTGCAGCTCAGGCCAACAGTGAGGTGGGTGCACAATTCCAGAGGTTCTGTGGTCAGGATGCAGTGAGGGAGCTGGGTGATGTGTTTCACGAATTCAGAGAGGAAGAATTCTATGGTTCTACGGGGTTCGAGTGTGATTTGGGTCTTCAAGAAATTGTTGATCCAGCAATTCCAAGTTCTAGTTGGCAGCAGCAAATCGTGGAAGAGCCTCCAAGAGCAGAACATTTTAATTTCTGCCCAGATTATTTTGTGCCCAACTGCTGGAGCTCCACTGATCTGCAGAGTTATGGGTCTTTGTATTAG
- the LOC116250738 gene encoding dof zinc finger protein DOF1.2-like isoform X1, which yields MSFACTLLQSKPLSLSLKYFYFHPLVIIAHLFLFLPPFLKSQEVDPNRCSELTMFGSGQKTAPYFQRPLTEKVWRPNTEVAPNCPRCESTNTKFCYYNNYSLTQPRYFCKTCRRYWTKGGSLRNVPVGGGCRKNRRGKSTRGSSDRDLNSLDSSSLSSDSDPSRNCGRPQGEASSDGAPDIDLAVVYEKFMSQQPEALNFDQTQPGQSQTSSAILLPDVSPQFGSSFEIGIDRNMSNFGAAQANSEVGAQFQRFCGQDAVRELGDVFHEFREEEFYGSTGFECDLGLQEIVDPAIPSSSWQQQIVEEPPRAEHFNFCPDYFVPNCWSSTDLQSYGSLY from the exons ATGTCATTTGCATGCACACTCCTCCAAAGCaaacccctctctctctctctaaaatacTTTTATTTCCATCCGTTGGTGATCATCGCTCACCTGTTCCTCTTCCTGCCACCTTTCCTGAAATCACAGGAGGTTGATCCTAATAGATGCAGTGAG TTAACGATGTTCGGCTCAGGGCAGAAGACAGCACCATATTTCCAAAGGCCGTTGACGGAGAAAGTATGGAGACCCAACACAGAGGTGGCTCCGAACTGCCCGAGGTGTGAGTCCACCAACACGAAATTCTGCTACTATAACAACTACAGCCTCACCCAGCCCCGCTACTTCTGTAAGACCTGCCGAAGGTACTGGACCAAGGGAGGTTCCCTGAGGAATGTCCCCGTTGGTGGTGGCTGCAGGAAGAACAGGAGGGGAAAGTCCACAAGGGGTTCCAGTGATCGTGATCTGAATTCCTTAGATTCGAGCAGTTTATCATCCGATTCTGATCCCTCCAGGAACTGCGGCCGTCCCCAAGGCGAGGCCAGCAGCGACGGAGCACCAGATATTGATCTAGCCGTTGTCTATGAGAAATTCATGTCGCAGCAACCAGAGGCTCTCAATTTTGATCAGACTCAGCCTGGACAATCACAAACCAGTTCAGCAATATTGCTGCCAGATGTTTCTCCGCAGTTTGGTTCGAGTTTTGAGATCGGAATCGATCGCAATATGTCCAATTTTGGTGCAGCTCAGGCCAACAGTGAGGTGGGTGCACAATTCCAGAGGTTCTGTGGTCAGGATGCAGTGAGGGAGCTGGGTGATGTGTTTCACGAATTCAGAGAGGAAGAATTCTATGGTTCTACGGGGTTCGAGTGTGATTTGGGTCTTCAAGAAATTGTTGATCCAGCAATTCCAAGTTCTAGTTGGCAGCAGCAAATCGTGGAAGAGCCTCCAAGAGCAGAACATTTTAATTTCTGCCCAGATTATTTTGTGCCCAACTGCTGGAGCTCCACTGATCTGCAGAGTTATGGGTCTTTGTATTAG